Genomic window (Vigna radiata var. radiata cultivar VC1973A chromosome 1, Vradiata_ver6, whole genome shotgun sequence):
ATAATTAGGATTTTTCAAATGATTAATGAGTTAACTGTGACTAGAGAGCTAAAACAGAAACATATTTGAGAAGCTCAACCAGGTCTGTGCTTGTAGATTTATTAACTGCCAGATTTTTGTATCAAAGATTTCTGTACAGTACTATGGGAAAACATAAAGTAAACAACAcagtgagagaaaaaatgtaatGATATACTAGAACAAACaggaaaacaaatgaatataCCTCAATTTCATTCATCAGTTTCATAGCCTCAATAATGCAAATAACCTGCCCTTTCTTCACTTTATCACCCACCTGAAGCAACAGCAGAAATAGTTAATCTCTTCATTGATTAACTTAGCAATCAAAGTAATACTCAGTTTCATGAATTTTCCTTTGCAAATTGACACCTCAAGAGAAAAAAGAGTGGCTTTTAAAATGTGTATGTCTACAAACCTTGACAAATGGAGGTTCACCAGGTGCTGGACTCCTGTAGAAAGTTCCTGCCATCGGACTTTTCAGTGGTGGGTGAGAAGATGAGCTTGCTTTTGCAGGGGAAGGCAATGCAGGCAGTGCTTTCTGGGGGGGAGAGGTAGTAGGAGCAGCAGCTGGTGCTACCGGTGGTGGTGGAAATGCGGCATATATAGGAGGTGGTGATACTGGCGCTGCAACTGGTGGAGGCTGCACTGCTTCCTTTTTTCTTATCATGAGCTCATAGTCTGATTGCTTAAGTTGAAGTTCCACAATATCTCTTGAATCAACGAGTCTAGCCATGGAAATGGTATTAAATGAAATAGAGGAAAATAAGGCATACACTTGCATTAGACATGATAAATACAAAAGAATAGGAGATTGTATGCAAAATGGAGTTCAGATTCTCTGCTAGGTTTTTTGGTGCTATCCTCTTGTGAGCATTAAAAATACAGTGATGTTggtacattaaaattatttttaatatgttcttAAACATCAAAATTAGTGTCCATCAGTGTTATCCGAATTCAAAATGAATCTACTTAATCTTACTTTACAAGGTCTGCAACTTGAGACATGAATGCAGTAACTGAAGCTTCATCTGCAATAGTGCCACCAGACTGTTTTCCCTTAggcacttctttttcttttgatgaagCAACATCAGGTCCTTTGACCGCTACCGGGGCAGAATTAGAATTAGAATTTTCGACTTTAGCAGCCTACAGTATGCAAAGCAGGGTAACTTATGGTGAATTTTCTGAATCTAATCAAGGACACGTTTGAACAGGGTGATGAAGTTTCATTCAGAATAAAACTCAATGTGAACTAAtaacacagaaaacaaaagGCTAAGTGTAAACTGACCTTCAGAACAGAATATTGCTTCCTGTTAGAACACTGCAAGAgacaacaaataataatatgaattgaCTAGTTATAATTTCTCCAATTTTAATCACATTGAAAACAAATGGCAGATCAGCTAACATAACAAGCACAACAACTTGAATGCATTTTAGTTGCAGTTGTGCTTCATTCAGAGACATCAGTAACAATGAAAATGCTTCTACAAGTGAGAACATGCTGAAAAACTTCGGTGTAGTTCCCACGTAGGAAAATCAAGTATGAGATGAGTATTgtgagaataataaaaaaattaataggcATCACAAACTATTAATATTTACCATGCTTCAACATATAAAATACCGTATATTGCTGAAAAGACTGTTCTCAAAACATTGATCACCCACAACAAAATTGTGTCTAACAAAAAGTTGTTACATATTTCTGATTATTGTCTTAACTTAGACCATTTATGCTCAATACTAGATTCAATATGCTGATTCAGAAAATTTTAGGAAAATCATTGATGAAGGTACCGTGATGAAGCTTCCGTTACATCGTTATcactaaaataaatcaattgagcAAAATAGCCagagaataaatatttttcttgtgatTACATAATTTGTCATCCTTAAATCATTGATAAAGGTATCATTTCTCCATTTACAACTAAaatcaattgatcaaaacattAACACAATCACAGAAgaaatactatttttcttttgtcgATTGCATAACGTGTCATCCTTAAAACATTACATGCTCAATAAACAGAAATTCACAGGCAAAAGaattatctctctctctctctctctctctctctctctctctctcgttCTTTTATGGATATATATAGATGTGAAAACTCGTACCTGAATTCTAGATGATGCAGATTCAGCAGACAAAGGACTGAATGATAGAAAAGGCTTGAAGCTGAACCCACTTTGAAAGGGAACCTGTTGGGATTTCAACCccagagaggaaaaagaagtaGAAGGGCACTTGGGGCATGGGACCG
Coding sequences:
- the LOC106774937 gene encoding biotin carboxyl carrier protein of acetyl-CoA carboxylase, chloroplastic; this encodes MASFSVPCPKCPSTSFSSLGLKSQQVPFQSGFSFKPFLSFSPLSAESASSRIQCSNRKQYSVLKAAKVENSNSNSAPVAVKGPDVASSKEKEVPKGKQSGGTIADEASVTAFMSQVADLVKLVDSRDIVELQLKQSDYELMIRKKEAVQPPPVAAPVSPPPIYAAFPPPPVAPAAAPTTSPPQKALPALPSPAKASSSSHPPLKSPMAGTFYRSPAPGEPPFVKVGDKVKKGQVICIIEAMKLMNEIEADQSGTIAEILIEDSKPVSLETPLFVIVP